A genomic stretch from Styela clava chromosome 5, kaStyClav1.hap1.2, whole genome shotgun sequence includes:
- the LOC144423046 gene encoding uncharacterized protein LOC144423046 isoform X2 — protein sequence MLKEKQSFVCPITTCPPCPDCTTKAEIASLSTFPLSTFPRNVTNLTTEADELGGVAWQVTIIVIFLNFVIFLGSMVCSAISIRKFRRSTALPNQTKRRSSSSDSVRQTETFYTREGGDSFNKAIPSKNDCTQGSESSVSETVPKSHDQDATTSQETRPKVHDVAIPMIIVHSERRVEFRKDSIQIENETLGIAPDENGDYTVKLTDEDKVYEDVDNIEEDPTGKSGDHDKLSEKKVKKKKDVQEDQDDARELKPLLDKQDRRSSDKEKMKKKKPEDSDIQQEKDDGNESQALLKDEGKT from the exons ATGCTTAAGGAAAAGCAATCATTTGTTTGTCCCATCACAACGTGTCCACCATGTCCTGATTGCACCACTAAAGCTGAAATAGCGTCTTTGTCAACTTTCCCACTTTCAACTTTCCCACGCAATGTTACAAACCTCACAACCGAAGCCG ACGAGCTAGGTGGCGTGGCGTGGCAAGTGACGATTATTGTCATTTTCctaaattttgtgatatttctAGGCAGTATGGTATGTTCGGCAATATCCATCCGTAAATTCAGGAGAAGTACTG CTCTGCCTAACCAAACAAAACGTAGAAGTAGTAGTTCAGATTCTGTGAGGCAAACTGAAACATTCTATACGCGGGAAGGTGGGGATTCTTTTAACAAAG CTATTCCATCTAAAAATGATTGTACACAAGGAAGTGAAAGTTCTGTTTCAGAAACTGTGCCGAAGTCACATGACCAAGATGCCACAACTTCTCAGGAAACCAGACCCAAAGTACACGATGTTGCTATTCCTATGATAATTGTACATTCTGAGAGGAGAGTGGAGTTCAGAAAAG actcaattcaaattgaaaatgaaacacTCGGTATTGCACCAGATGAGAATGGAGATTACACAGTGAAATTGACTGATGAAGATAAAGTGTATGAGGATGTTGATAATATCGAAGAAGATCCAACAGGGAAATCCGGTGATCATGATAA attatCTGAGAAGAAAGTAAAGAAGAAAAAAG ACGTTCAGGAAGATCAAGATGATGCAAGAGAGTTGAAACCATTACTGGATAAGCAAGACAGAAG ATCATCTGACaaggaaaaaatgaaaaagaaaaaacctgaag actCAGACATTCAGCAAGAAAAGGATGATGGAAACGAAAGCCAAGCATTATTGAAAGATGAAGGCAAAACGTAG
- the LOC144423046 gene encoding uncharacterized protein LOC144423046 isoform X1, which translates to MMLSFPYHFRNYAVKYDPGHKISFTMKSWLVVTFFFCLEVGVKSELTNNWPTFEHPDNSSRLCYQCPPGFHLVEPCKHSYESKPGYSNCRKCEKGTFSSEWNDDPNCWDSEVCTINQVKLVDGGTTGPTICACNASSILINGECELVISEREHEALMLKEKQSFVCPITTCPPCPDCTTKAEIASLSTFPLSTFPRNVTNLTTEADELGGVAWQVTIIVIFLNFVIFLGSMVCSAISIRKFRRSTALPNQTKRRSSSSDSVRQTETFYTREGGDSFNKAIPSKNDCTQGSESSVSETVPKSHDQDATTSQETRPKVHDVAIPMIIVHSERRVEFRKDSIQIENETLGIAPDENGDYTVKLTDEDKVYEDVDNIEEDPTGKSGDHDKLSEKKVKKKKDVQEDQDDARELKPLLDKQDRRSSDKEKMKKKKPEDSDIQQEKDDGNESQALLKDEGKT; encoded by the exons ATGATGTTATCTTTCCCTTATCATTTTAGAAATTATGCTGTAAAATATGATCCTGGCCATAAGATAAGTTTCACAATGAAGTCTTGGTTAGtggttacattttttttttgcctggAAGTAGGTGTTAAGAGTGAGTTAACTAACAACTGGCCGACATTTGAACATCCTGACAACAGTAGCCGGTTGTGTTATCAGTGTCCACCCGGTTTTCATTTAGTGGAACCTTGCAAACATTCTTACGAATCTAAACCAGGATATTCCAATTGTAGAAAATGTGAAAAAGGAACTTTTTCAAGCGA ATGGAATGATGATCCAAATTGCTGGGACAGTGAAGTATGTACAATTAATCAAGTAAAACTTGTTGATGGGGGCACAACAGGACCTACCATA TGTGCATGCAATGCATCCAGTATCCTAATAAATGGGGAATGTGAATTAGTAATCTCTGAACGTGAACATGAAGCACTCATGCTTAAGGAAAAGCAATCATTTGTTTGTCCCATCACAACGTGTCCACCATGTCCTGATTGCACCACTAAAGCTGAAATAGCGTCTTTGTCAACTTTCCCACTTTCAACTTTCCCACGCAATGTTACAAACCTCACAACCGAAGCCG ACGAGCTAGGTGGCGTGGCGTGGCAAGTGACGATTATTGTCATTTTCctaaattttgtgatatttctAGGCAGTATGGTATGTTCGGCAATATCCATCCGTAAATTCAGGAGAAGTACTG CTCTGCCTAACCAAACAAAACGTAGAAGTAGTAGTTCAGATTCTGTGAGGCAAACTGAAACATTCTATACGCGGGAAGGTGGGGATTCTTTTAACAAAG CTATTCCATCTAAAAATGATTGTACACAAGGAAGTGAAAGTTCTGTTTCAGAAACTGTGCCGAAGTCACATGACCAAGATGCCACAACTTCTCAGGAAACCAGACCCAAAGTACACGATGTTGCTATTCCTATGATAATTGTACATTCTGAGAGGAGAGTGGAGTTCAGAAAAG actcaattcaaattgaaaatgaaacacTCGGTATTGCACCAGATGAGAATGGAGATTACACAGTGAAATTGACTGATGAAGATAAAGTGTATGAGGATGTTGATAATATCGAAGAAGATCCAACAGGGAAATCCGGTGATCATGATAA attatCTGAGAAGAAAGTAAAGAAGAAAAAAG ACGTTCAGGAAGATCAAGATGATGCAAGAGAGTTGAAACCATTACTGGATAAGCAAGACAGAAG ATCATCTGACaaggaaaaaatgaaaaagaaaaaacctgaag actCAGACATTCAGCAAGAAAAGGATGATGGAAACGAAAGCCAAGCATTATTGAAAGATGAAGGCAAAACGTAG